From Alteromonas australica, one genomic window encodes:
- a CDS encoding ligand-binding sensor domain-containing protein codes for MYYFAKPLSAIVFAAFLFFSFIGYGSAESQWSWHHETFTNFGHQQGLPFGKITAIEEDALGFSWFLTQNGMYRYDGSSFTAVPVKVNGKTVSVHSISTYIQRQFLLVTSSGLVQFNPLSREAHSLHLPNALTSISYAIYSPSLHSVWFTHSNGISRLDTDTSALETFSLVNPNKTAELRIFDMVVDEENRTWVASSDGLYVKAHDANDFKAVDLSHHLPHSQRISTLGLVSNGELWFGTPRDGLFHIASDGRVAKVSLPLFNGEWIFDIAQVSETQIWIGTFGQGILSYSLNSGEVKRITHNRLYAESVINDEIWQIYVSPKGYLWIATSNGASLFNPQQESIKSIYGDIGAVNGISDQHVKAIATETNKVWLGLAKNGVDIAHPDRGINEHIPVQSVENPNALPVGAIEAIAITPHRGALIGSNWGIYQYHEGELSKLSLQVRDSNAYTGTLLVVDQKTFFAGGTDGLWKFTRSKTGELSNENHIADTLTDRRISALVRLRNGNLVVGTWNGLNWIDIQGGLIRQLTHVETKNKEVRVGFISDLLVDGNNQLWVATEGEGLIGIDLANPSAPAVHFNHLNGLTDNVVRSLQADSYGRIWVGSRDGISVIEAGQSHARAIQGKDKRLFAPYYRGASAIRDDGMLLMGGSGGVTLIDTHKFDETDTIHPVVFASTQVGERVLSHPLLGQSESTPIHVPANDNKLRIHFTNLDYFHAATSQYRYMLKGLENDWNYSEQHNRIASYTQIPPGDYQFIVQNRPTLWSQWSPSTASNVVVSPYWYQTLWAKLVYVVLALSAIALLIALRTRRLKQREAYLLEQVRLRTESLEATSEKLKEKSDALLKASHTDPLTQVYNRRFTESAMEKDGNKAIADYEKSHSATAIEGSDILFFLIDIDHFKKVNDVYGHHVGDQILIEVAKRLSDVAREDDYVVRWGGEEFLLVVRHSSRERSATMAASIQNSISSVPVPIENGDPIHVTCTLGSVPFPLCPAFPNQWSWLETITLADKALYTGKAVGRDVWVDVSVANTYKPPIPSSCELPPLSALSLSSNANGTVLRQVWLVTHNDLD; via the coding sequence ATGTACTACTTTGCAAAGCCTTTATCAGCAATTGTATTTGCTGCCTTTTTATTTTTTAGCTTCATAGGCTATGGCAGCGCTGAATCTCAGTGGTCTTGGCACCATGAGACCTTCACTAACTTTGGCCATCAGCAAGGGCTTCCTTTCGGGAAAATCACCGCAATTGAAGAAGATGCTCTTGGTTTTAGTTGGTTTCTCACTCAAAACGGAATGTACCGATACGATGGCAGTTCCTTCACAGCCGTGCCTGTGAAGGTAAACGGAAAAACCGTGTCTGTGCACAGTATTTCGACGTATATCCAGCGCCAATTTTTGTTAGTTACCTCATCTGGCCTGGTGCAATTTAATCCGCTTTCACGTGAAGCTCACTCCCTACATCTTCCTAACGCGCTCACGTCTATTTCTTATGCTATTTATTCGCCTTCATTACACAGTGTGTGGTTTACGCATAGCAACGGCATCAGCCGACTAGACACCGACACGTCTGCGCTGGAAACCTTTTCTTTAGTGAACCCGAATAAAACGGCCGAGCTGCGTATTTTTGATATGGTGGTGGATGAAGAAAATCGAACTTGGGTTGCGTCCAGTGATGGTCTTTACGTTAAAGCGCACGATGCGAATGACTTTAAAGCGGTAGACTTATCTCATCATCTGCCTCACTCTCAGCGAATCTCCACCCTCGGATTGGTGTCAAACGGTGAACTTTGGTTTGGCACGCCACGAGATGGGCTATTTCACATAGCTTCTGATGGTCGTGTTGCCAAAGTGTCGCTTCCTCTGTTTAACGGAGAATGGATTTTTGATATTGCCCAAGTGAGTGAAACACAGATTTGGATAGGCACCTTTGGGCAAGGAATACTTAGTTATTCCCTTAACTCAGGTGAGGTAAAGCGCATAACACACAATCGATTGTACGCAGAAAGTGTGATTAATGACGAAATATGGCAAATCTATGTTTCTCCTAAGGGCTATCTCTGGATTGCGACTAGCAACGGCGCCAGCTTATTTAATCCTCAGCAAGAAAGTATAAAGAGTATTTACGGTGATATAGGCGCTGTTAACGGCATCAGTGATCAGCACGTAAAAGCAATCGCCACTGAAACCAACAAAGTATGGTTGGGGCTAGCCAAAAATGGGGTGGATATTGCTCACCCCGATAGGGGAATTAACGAACATATTCCTGTGCAATCCGTAGAAAACCCAAATGCATTGCCGGTAGGAGCGATTGAAGCCATCGCCATTACACCACATCGAGGGGCATTAATAGGCAGTAATTGGGGCATTTACCAGTATCACGAAGGGGAGTTATCTAAGCTTTCTTTGCAAGTGCGTGATAGTAACGCGTATACAGGTACGTTGTTAGTTGTTGATCAAAAAACCTTTTTTGCTGGTGGCACCGATGGACTTTGGAAATTCACAAGGTCGAAAACAGGCGAGTTAAGTAATGAAAATCACATTGCCGATACGTTAACAGATAGACGCATTTCTGCGTTGGTGAGGTTGCGCAATGGTAACTTGGTGGTGGGCACGTGGAATGGGCTGAATTGGATAGACATTCAAGGTGGGTTGATTCGACAACTTACCCACGTTGAAACGAAAAATAAAGAGGTCAGAGTTGGGTTTATTTCAGATCTCTTAGTTGATGGAAATAACCAGCTATGGGTGGCTACCGAAGGCGAAGGGCTGATTGGCATCGATTTAGCCAACCCTAGCGCCCCAGCGGTTCATTTCAATCATTTAAACGGGCTTACCGACAATGTAGTAAGAAGCCTTCAAGCAGATAGCTATGGGCGAATTTGGGTAGGCAGCCGCGATGGGATCAGTGTTATCGAGGCAGGGCAGTCCCATGCAAGAGCCATACAGGGAAAAGATAAACGTTTGTTTGCCCCCTATTATCGCGGCGCGTCTGCGATACGAGACGATGGCATGTTGCTCATGGGTGGCAGTGGTGGCGTTACCCTCATCGACACCCACAAATTTGACGAAACTGACACTATTCACCCTGTGGTGTTCGCCTCTACGCAGGTGGGAGAGCGCGTATTGAGCCACCCGCTGCTAGGCCAAAGTGAAAGTACGCCAATACACGTACCCGCCAATGATAATAAGCTTCGCATTCACTTTACAAATTTAGATTACTTTCACGCCGCAACGTCACAATATCGCTACATGTTGAAGGGACTAGAGAACGACTGGAATTATTCTGAGCAGCATAATCGAATTGCAAGCTATACCCAGATTCCTCCTGGTGACTATCAATTTATTGTCCAGAACAGACCCACGCTATGGTCTCAATGGTCTCCATCAACGGCGAGTAATGTGGTGGTTTCACCATATTGGTATCAAACGTTGTGGGCAAAACTTGTTTATGTGGTCCTTGCTCTCAGTGCAATCGCTCTGCTTATTGCCTTGCGAACTCGCCGATTAAAGCAGCGAGAAGCGTACTTGCTGGAGCAAGTTAGGCTTAGAACGGAAAGCTTAGAGGCCACCTCTGAAAAATTGAAAGAGAAAAGTGATGCTCTGCTTAAAGCAAGTCATACCGACCCGCTCACCCAAGTGTATAACAGACGCTTCACTGAATCGGCAATGGAAAAAGATGGTAACAAGGCGATAGCGGATTACGAAAAGTCGCACTCAGCCACAGCCATTGAGGGCAGTGACATACTGTTTTTCCTTATTGATATCGATCACTTTAAAAAGGTGAACGATGTGTATGGTCATCACGTGGGCGATCAAATCCTTATAGAGGTAGCAAAACGCTTGAGCGATGTGGCACGTGAAGATGACTATGTGGTGCGTTGGGGTGGCGAGGAATTCCTTTTAGTGGTGCGGCATTCTTCTAGAGAGCGCAGTGCGACGATGGCGGCCAGTATTCAAAACTCCATCTCTTCTGTGCCAGTGCCCATTGAAAATGGCGACCCTATTCATGTTACTTGTACCCTGGGGAGCGTGCCCTTCCCACTGTGCCCAGCGTTTCCGAATCAATGGTCTTGGCTTGAAACCATTACGCTTGCGGACAAGGCCTTATATACTGGAAAAGCGGTGGGACGCGACGTGTGGGTAGACGTATCCGTGGCTAATACCTACAAACCGCCTATACCAAGCAGTTGCGAATTGCCGCCGTTAAGTGCGCTGTCACTAAGCAGTAACGCGAATGGTACTGTATTACGGCAAGTATGGTTAGTGACCCACAACGATTTAGATTAA
- the rsmI gene encoding 16S rRNA (cytidine(1402)-2'-O)-methyltransferase: MTDFATLFIVPTPIGNLDDISARAIEVLNSVDWIAAEDTRHSARLLQHFSIPTRTLSLHDHNEDKRTAMLCHRLKDGESVALISDAGTPLISDPGFILVRKCREEGIPVIALPGPCAAITALSASGLPTDRFIFEGFLPVKAQAKDNLLSQLKGRTCTSVFYEAPRRIVSTVSDIARVLGNRHIVIAKEISKTFETYVSGTADDVMAYLHADAAHQKGEFVVMISPAQVDLTAIPPEAMALLERLCEHMPLKKAAAVVAEHYQLKKNALYQAGLGIKKE; encoded by the coding sequence ATGACAGATTTTGCAACTTTATTTATCGTGCCAACGCCCATAGGCAACCTTGACGACATAAGCGCTCGCGCTATTGAGGTTCTAAACAGTGTTGATTGGATTGCGGCGGAAGACACCCGTCATAGTGCCAGATTGTTACAACACTTCAGCATACCCACACGAACCTTGTCCCTTCACGATCATAATGAAGATAAGCGCACGGCGATGCTTTGTCATAGATTAAAAGACGGTGAGTCTGTGGCGTTAATCAGTGATGCGGGTACACCATTAATCAGCGATCCTGGTTTTATCTTGGTGAGGAAATGCCGTGAAGAGGGAATTCCTGTTATCGCGTTGCCGGGCCCATGTGCTGCCATTACAGCGCTAAGCGCTTCTGGCCTGCCCACCGACAGATTTATTTTTGAAGGTTTTTTACCTGTAAAAGCGCAAGCTAAAGATAACCTGTTGTCTCAGCTTAAAGGGCGAACGTGTACAAGTGTGTTTTACGAAGCGCCTAGACGAATCGTGTCAACCGTGAGCGATATCGCCAGGGTGCTGGGGAACAGGCATATTGTTATCGCTAAAGAAATCAGTAAAACGTTTGAAACCTACGTCAGCGGCACTGCCGACGATGTTATGGCCTACTTACACGCGGATGCCGCGCATCAAAAAGGGGAGTTTGTGGTCATGATTTCCCCCGCGCAGGTGGATTTAACCGCTATTCCTCCAGAAGCCATGGCGTTACTTGAGCGTTTGTGCGAACACATGCCCCTTAAAAAAGCTGCCGCGGTAGTGGCCGAACACTATCAACTAAAGAAAAATGCGCTTTACCAAGCGGGGCTTGGCATTAAAAAAGAGTAG